The bacterium nucleotide sequence ATCCAACTCTTGCTGACTTCAAAACTTAGCCATGCTGAGAACTCATAAATGCGCCTTCGCATAATAGCAGCGGCTCTGAGAAGATAGCGCGCCCTTTCATCCGGGGCCACTTTTCGCCATTCTTTAAACGTTTCCGCAGCTACTTGAATAGCGCGTTCAGCGAGTTCAGGGTCAGCCTTAGCAGTCTCGCCTATAACCTGGGATGGTCTTGCCGGATTAACAGAGCGGATTGTGCCATCGGTTGTGATACTCTCCCCGCCGATAATGAGCGGATAATACTTGCCCAATTCCCCCCGAACCTGAGCCAACGCTTTGCGCATCAACTCTGCCGGTCCGCTCTGCGTGAAATCCACATAGGGTTCATTTTTGAATGGCGTTAAAGACATCTTATTATTCTCTCTTCCATTAGCGCTTCATAATCTAAGACGAAGCATATTTCGTTAAAAAACTCATAGCCGCTCTCTCAAGAGTTTGCTTGGTAGAGCAAGCAGGACTTTAGCTTTGTAACTCTTGAATGAGGATATTAAGTTCAGGTATTAATTGAGGAATATCCTGACTAATAATTGACCATACCACGTTAAAATCAACATCAAAATAACCGTGTATTAATCGATCTCTAGTTCCAGTGATTTGTTTCCAGGGAATATTAGGATAGGCATCCCTTGTTTTTGTTTCTAAGCTTTTAGCCGCTTCTCCAATTATCTCAAGTAGTCTTAATATTGCAAGAAGTAATAACTCGTCATTTGCGACATATTCTTTATTTCGTCCTTGCATGAATTGCTCGATTTTATGGGCAGCATCAAGCATATGCTGCAAGCGAACAACATCATTTCCCTTGTTCATAGATGACCTCTGCTTCTGCCAGCACTTTGTCTCGAAAATAGCGGCTGAGGAAACTTGGTGTATTCAGGTCAACCGGATGCCCTAATAGGTCAGAAAGCTCGTCCTGAATGCCAAAGAAAGCAAAACCAGGAGTTGCTCCTTCTTCAAACTCTACTAACACATCTAAATCGCTATCAGGGCGTGCATTTCCATGGATGAATGAACCGAATAAGGCCATTCGTCGAATTCGATGGTTTTGACAAAAGTCAGCTAGTTTTTCTTTTGGTACAGATATTGGGTTTGACATTTTGTTTTGGCTTCCTAACTTAAAAGCTTCAGAAGAACCGTTTAGCGATGCCTAGGATGCCTTGCTTCCATGGGACTCGATGAGAGACGCCGGATTTACCTTCGAACTTATGCAAGTTGTCGAGGTACCACTGATAGTTGCGAATGAGAGCATCCTTATTCGAGTACTTTGGCTTGAACCCGATTTTCTCCTCGGCCTTATCGATACCAACGAAGGAGTCGGTGGCGGCTGTCTCATAGACCCATTTATAGAGCGGCGACAACTTCATTACCTCAAGAATTCGAAGCGTTGTGATAAGGGGCCAGGCAGGAAAGCCCTTTACCTTTTTGCCAAAGCCCGCATAATCGAGTACAGACTGGAAATCATCACGCATCGTAGTATATATCTTTGCGCCGATATTGAAGGTGTCGTTTACAATCTCCTTATCGAGGGTGAGGCAGGAGTAGATGGCTTGGCATAAATCCTCAACATCCAGGAACTGGTATCGATTTTTACCGTTTCCGATCATAGGAAAGCCCCTGCCGTCTTTTGCCCAATCATAAAAGAGAGCAAATACTCCAAGTCTTTCAGGGCCAATGAATGATTTAGGCCGAATAATCGGTACGCATATCCCTTTTGCCCGCATTTTAAGACATTCTTCTTCAGCTAGGATTTTAGCTTCACCATATGGCCCAACACCATGAAGCCTATCATTCTCAAAAAGCGGGTGATGATCGGGAATGCCGTAAACCGCTGTGGAAGAGATATGAACCACTCTGTCGACATTGTTGCAAGCAGCCGCTTCGAGAACATTCTTTGTGCCGACAACATCCGTCGACATAATGTCCTCTTTTGTGTAAAGGGGAAGCGCTGCAGCAGCATGTATTACCCAAGTAGCTCCTTCCATCGATTTAGTAAGAAGTTCCTTATCGCGAATGTCGCCTTTAATAATCATTATCTTATCTTGTTCTGGATAGTCGAAATCAGCTAAGTCGTATGAAATAACTTCATGGTTCCGTTCGAGCAAATAGCGGACGAGATTTATCCCAAGAAAACCAGCTCCACCCGTTATGAAAATTTTATGGGTAGCGTTTGTGCTCATATATCACCTGCCGATACAAATTCTTATATTCTATGAATAGAATAGCAAATCAGACGCAAGCCAAGCAACCTCAAGCGTCATAGGAAGTAGATTTAAGGCGAAAGGCAAGAGTTCACGCAGGTGGTTTTCGCCAATATCTGCTGCGGTTTCAACCGCGAGGCAGGATGGGGCTGAATATCTAGTAAAACTGCCTAGAAGTCTGGAAGATTGGCCGCTAACAACCGATAAATATAATAGGCGTAGTATTTGCCCAATTAATTATATTAAGGAGAGATGTGGATGGAGAAACAGAATCTGGGTTCACTTGAATACCAAGAGCAGGAAGTCCCAAGAATGTTTGCTCGCATGGCAAATCTGGATGTGCCGGTTGATGTTCAAGCTAGTGCCGTAGTGCAGGTTCAAGTGGATAAAGCTCCTGCAGAAGAGGCGCCTAATAATTCGCGAACTAGCGCTGAAAAGGACATCTTTTTCGGTCTCGGTCTTTCCGCTATTGTGGTGAGCGGCATGATGCTTATTAGACTTATCAGCCAGCCTCCGGCAATATTTTGCAACGCCACAGAATTTGCGGCTGGTATTGTATGTGCGGCTGGAGCAATAGTATTCCTCATGGCTTCATTGCGTTATTTACCTCTTTCGTTGTTATTAGTCGTAACAGCAGCAGCGCATATTTTCACCCACATGCGCGGTCCGGATTTGCAGTGGTTTGGCAGCTTTTCAACCGTTTTAATTGCTTTTACAGCGATACTTTGTCTGATGAAGAGCAAGATCAAGCTTTCGCCTAAGTAGATATTTAGGCACCGGAATTTGAAAACGCGTAAACCATCAATGCAGGTTCTTCACTGTGTAGGGGTTTGCGCTTCCAGCGTGGACGCTTGTAGGGGCGAAGCTTGCTGCGCCCTCCGGAGGGCAGAGCAAGCTCTGCCCCTACTTGGGGACGGCTCAGGGATAATTTATTCCCACCCTTCACCGAGTATTGGGGGTGAGGGCTTGCTTACGCTTATTCGGAACCCTTCGATATGGCCTGATGGCCTACTCAGGGAGGCGGATTTGGGTGTGTGGGTGGGCATTGCTCTTCCTGTTTGGCGAATTTATTCGTCAAGCGACCAATTTTCTTGCTTCGATCCTTTGCGACCTAATAGGCTGGAACGAATTCGAGGGCATTATGGTATAGTGCTATTTGGGAGTGAATTAGAGGTTAGGTTTGATGATGCGTAAGGGGTTGGATGGGGTAATTGAAGAAGTTCTTAAATACTGGCAGCAGGAGCATAATGTTGAACCGGCAAGATCGGCTGCAAATATCAACAGTATTCATGCTGCAATCAGCAAGAGTGAAGATATCCCTGCGCTTGCTACGATAGTCCAAACATTATCTTTAAACGCTAGCTTAACCCATATTCTCAGCCAAGACCCAACATTTAACGATTGGAGGCCGCATCATGTTACTGTCGGGCGGCTTCAGTTATCGATAAAAGAACCCATTGATTATCAATGGCTCTCTGATAAGACTTTTGGATCGTTTGGGCATTTGCAGGAATGGATTGACCGATATGCTGATGCGCTAAAAACGACCTTCTTGGCTAGCATAAACGAATTGAAGACGTTAGAAGCTCCATGGCATATCGCTGAAGCTCGCCCAAAGGCCAAGTCTGATGTGCCGTTCCTCCATTCAGAACTCATGTCATTACGGCCAGTGAGTGAGCAAATGAATAAGGGCCGTTTTGCTCTTCCGCCTGTTGCTTATGAGAGTGTTTCACATTATGAACCTCAGCGGGCGATGGCTCTTAGCGCATGCCGCAGTTGGTGTATGTACAACGGATTGCCATCTGTGTTTGATGGCCTTGCCATTGTCTGCGCGTTAAGTTCAGGGGATATTGAAGCTGTAATTTCACGTATTAAAGCTGAGACACAAGGCGGTTTAGATCCTTGGCGTCAACTCGCATGTGCGCCATTTTTAGTGCCTAAGGTGAGTGTAGGAAATGCTCCCCCAGCCAATAGTGACGATCATATGGCTGCTCACTATATGATGAGCGAGCACCAGATGCCGGTCAATAGCGGCTATCCACTTCCACCTCATGTATTTGAGGATTACGCCCGGCTTTGTTATCGTTTTGTTGTTAGTCATCAGCATCCAACTTATGTTCGCAGCGATCGGTATAGCCCTTACAGCAACATTATTCTGGCCTGGTATTTTCAAAAAGAACTTTCAGTAAATGAGATAAGCAGGCAGCTTGGTATTGCCAAATCAACGACACAGCGCCTGTTGGATAAACTAATCGAGCTTTATAATCACGATTTGCCTGAAGGGGCAAAACCTCTAAAAAAGAGGCTGCGAGCAGAAGATATAGCAGCTTTAAGCGATTCTGAAGCATAAAATTCGTGAACAAGCCCTATTGTTTGTTTTAACGCACTTTTAAGCCTTGGTAGACAACTTATAGGGTCGTCTGTTACAATGAAGTGTATAGAATTGTGATTGTTACCGGTGGATTGTATTTGATCCTCTGGTAAAAGCGCATTGGGTGTTCAGATAAAACGAGGAGCTAACTGAGACTATGAAAGCTGTGGTAATGGCAGGTGGTGAAGGTACACGTCTGCGTCCTGTGACAGCTCAGAAGCCTAAGCCGCTCGTCCCTATATGCAATCGCCCCATTATGGAACACATCATATGTCTGCTTCGCAAGCATGGCATTATTGATATCGTAACTACACTCCACTATCTGGCTGATGAGATTCAAGGTTATTTTGGAGACGGCGCTGATTGGGGGGTCAATCTCATTCCGAGTATTGAAGACACCCCGTTAGGTACTGCCGGTAGTGTTAAACAGGCGGAAGAATATCTCAAGGATGACACCTTCGTAATCGTCAGCGGCGATGCTTTGACGGATGTGGACTTAGAGAAGGCAATTAAGTTCCATAAAGAGAAAGGCTCAATGGCCACTCTTATCCTCTATCGAGTCCAAAACCCCCTTGAATTCGGCGTTGTTGTCACTGAAGAAGACGGCCGCATCTTACGTTTCTTAGAAAAGCCGAGTTGGAGTGAAGTCTTCTCCGATACGGTCAATACCGGCATGTATATCCTCGAACCTGAGATATTCGACTATATGCAGCCCGGCGAGAGCTTCGATTTTAGTCATGATCTTTTTCCTGCACTTCTCCGTGACGGCAAGCCGATTTATGGCTATATAATGGAGGAGTATTGGTGTGATGTTGGGTCGCTGCAGCAGTATCGTGAGGCTCAGCAACAGCTTCTTGGCAAGCAAGTGAACCTTGAGATCCCCGGACAAGAGCAAGCTTCACAGGTCTGGATTGAGCCAGGCACCAATATTGATCCTACAGCACAAATAATCCCGCCTGTCTGTATCGGACGCAATTGCAAAATTAAAGCGAACTCAGTCGTTGGCCCATACACGGTTCTTGGCGATAACACTATCATTGACGAAAATGCGCGGGTTGAGCGCAGCATCCTGTGGGACAGTGTTTATATCGGCCCGAACACCAATGTGCAAGGCTCAACTATTTGCTCCCGTGTCACAATCAAAGAAGACTGCCATGTTAATGAGGATGTCGTCATTGGTGATCGATGCCATATCGAATCGGGCAGTACCATTCGTCCTCGTATCAAGTTGTGGCCGGATAAGTTCATCGAACAGGGTTCTACCGTTACGATGAGTCTTGTTTGGGGCAGCAAGTGGCGCGGCTCACTGTTCCGCAATCTAGGTGTTGCCGGATTAGCCAATATCGAAATTACGCCTGATTTGGCGTGTAAACTAGGCGCGGCATTTGGTGCGAGTTTGCCAAAAGGCAGCGCTGTTGTAACTGCTCGCGACCCGTTTAAGGTTTCGCGAATGATAAAGCGCGCAGTGATTTCCGGTTTGCTTTCCGTCGGGGTGGATGTCATTGACCTTCGAGCAATGCCGCTTCCGATTACGCGTCACATGATCCGCACTGGCCCAACCGCAGGCGGCGTCAATTGCCGAATTTCTCCTGAAAACCCGCGATTAACCTTGCTTGAATTCTTTGACAAGCGCGGTGTTTACCTGCCTAAAGCGGCTGAGCGCAAGCTGGAGACGATCTTCTTCCGTGAAGACTTCAGGCGCACTGATGTCGAAGAGATTGGTGAGATTGAATTCGGCGGACGCGCTATCGAGCAATATCAAGCCGATTTCTTTCGCCATATTGATGAAGAGGCAGTCAACCGTGCGCGGCATCGAGTGGTTGCTGACTATGCCTTTAGCCGAGTTGCAACGATTTATCCCGTCATGCTCGGTCGGCTTGGCTGTGAAATGATTGCCGTCAATGCCTATCCGGATGCTGCGAAAGCGCCCCGATCGTTGCAGGACCGTGAGAACTTTATAGACAACCTCCGCCAGATTGTTGACACGTTGAAAGCCGATATGGGCGTGTTTTTCGGCAACGAAGGGCAGCGCTTGACGGTTATTGACAATCATGGCAGAGTAATCGATGGTCACGAACTTTTCGCTACGATGGCGATGTTGGTTGCCAAGACCCATCCAAAAGCAATGATTGCTGCAACGGTAGCAAGCC carries:
- a CDS encoding mannose-1-phosphate guanyltransferase — its product is MKAVVMAGGEGTRLRPVTAQKPKPLVPICNRPIMEHIICLLRKHGIIDIVTTLHYLADEIQGYFGDGADWGVNLIPSIEDTPLGTAGSVKQAEEYLKDDTFVIVSGDALTDVDLEKAIKFHKEKGSMATLILYRVQNPLEFGVVVTEEDGRILRFLEKPSWSEVFSDTVNTGMYILEPEIFDYMQPGESFDFSHDLFPALLRDGKPIYGYIMEEYWCDVGSLQQYREAQQQLLGKQVNLEIPGQEQASQVWIEPGTNIDPTAQIIPPVCIGRNCKIKANSVVGPYTVLGDNTIIDENARVERSILWDSVYIGPNTNVQGSTICSRVTIKEDCHVNEDVVIGDRCHIESGSTIRPRIKLWPDKFIEQGSTVTMSLVWGSKWRGSLFRNLGVAGLANIEITPDLACKLGAAFGASLPKGSAVVTARDPFKVSRMIKRAVISGLLSVGVDVIDLRAMPLPITRHMIRTGPTAGGVNCRISPENPRLTLLEFFDKRGVYLPKAAERKLETIFFREDFRRTDVEEIGEIEFGGRAIEQYQADFFRHIDEEAVNRARHRVVADYAFSRVATIYPVMLGRLGCEMIAVNAYPDAAKAPRSLQDRENFIDNLRQIVDTLKADMGVFFGNEGQRLTVIDNHGRVIDGHELFATMAMLVAKTHPKAMIAATVASPSELDEIVAKEGGKVMRIKTDVRSIMNVAADPSSQVVFTGDEKGGLIFPAFQPGFDAMFAFAKMLEMMAHTGATLSDLADAIPPFFVRHRQVRCPWEHKGQIMRRLTEDNREGEKVELIDGIKLYNNGTWILVLPDASEPYFHLYAESESAERSEAILDDMSKQILAMSS
- a CDS encoding nucleotidyltransferase family protein; translation: MSNPISVPKEKLADFCQNHRIRRMALFGSFIHGNARPDSDLDVLVEFEEGATPGFAFFGIQDELSDLLGHPVDLNTPSFLSRYFRDKVLAEAEVIYEQGK
- a CDS encoding HepT-like ribonuclease domain-containing protein, giving the protein MNKGNDVVRLQHMLDAAHKIEQFMQGRNKEYVANDELLLLAILRLLEIIGEAAKSLETKTRDAYPNIPWKQITGTRDRLIHGYFDVDFNVVWSIISQDIPQLIPELNILIQELQS
- a CDS encoding helix-turn-helix domain-containing protein — its product is MMRKGLDGVIEEVLKYWQQEHNVEPARSAANINSIHAAISKSEDIPALATIVQTLSLNASLTHILSQDPTFNDWRPHHVTVGRLQLSIKEPIDYQWLSDKTFGSFGHLQEWIDRYADALKTTFLASINELKTLEAPWHIAEARPKAKSDVPFLHSELMSLRPVSEQMNKGRFALPPVAYESVSHYEPQRAMALSACRSWCMYNGLPSVFDGLAIVCALSSGDIEAVISRIKAETQGGLDPWRQLACAPFLVPKVSVGNAPPANSDDHMAAHYMMSEHQMPVNSGYPLPPHVFEDYARLCYRFVVSHQHPTYVRSDRYSPYSNIILAWYFQKELSVNEISRQLGIAKSTTQRLLDKLIELYNHDLPEGAKPLKKRLRAEDIAALSDSEA
- a CDS encoding NAD(P)-dependent oxidoreductase; translated protein: MSTNATHKIFITGGAGFLGINLVRYLLERNHEVISYDLADFDYPEQDKIMIIKGDIRDKELLTKSMEGATWVIHAAAALPLYTKEDIMSTDVVGTKNVLEAAACNNVDRVVHISSTAVYGIPDHHPLFENDRLHGVGPYGEAKILAEEECLKMRAKGICVPIIRPKSFIGPERLGVFALFYDWAKDGRGFPMIGNGKNRYQFLDVEDLCQAIYSCLTLDKEIVNDTFNIGAKIYTTMRDDFQSVLDYAGFGKKVKGFPAWPLITTLRILEVMKLSPLYKWVYETAATDSFVGIDKAEEKIGFKPKYSNKDALIRNYQWYLDNLHKFEGKSGVSHRVPWKQGILGIAKRFF